Proteins co-encoded in one Homo sapiens chromosome 6 genomic scaffold, GRCh38.p14 alternate locus group ALT_REF_LOCI_3 HSCHR6_MHC_DBB_CTG1 genomic window:
- the VPS52 gene encoding vacuolar protein sorting-associated protein 52 homolog isoform X1: MAAAATMAAAARELVLRAGTSDMEEEEGPLAGGPGLQEPLQLGELDITSDEFILDEVDVHIQANLEDELVKEALKTGVDLRHYSKQVELELQQIEQKSIRDYIQESENIASLHNQITACDAVLERMEQMLGAFQSDLSSISSEIRTLQEQSGAMNIRLRNRQAVRGKLGELVDGLVVPSALVTAILEAPVTEPRFLEQLQELDAKAAAVREQEARGTAACADVRGVLDRLRVKAVTKIREFILQKIYSFRKPMTNYQIPQTALLKYRFFYQFLLGNERATAKEIRDEYVETLSKIYLSYYRSYLGRLMKVQYEEVAEKDDLMGVEDTAKKGFFSKPSLRSRNTIFTLGTRGSVISPTELEAPILVPHTAQRGEQRTWEWPSPITPACCDVKRAGNH, encoded by the exons ATGGCCGCCGCTGCGACCATGGCGGCTGCGGCCCGGGAACTGGTGTTGCGGGCTGGGACCTCAGatatggaggaggaagagggcccGCTG GCGGGTGGTCCTGGGCTCCAGGAACCACTGCAACTTGGGGAGTTGGATATCACTTCTGATGAATTCATCCTGGATGAAGTGGATG TTCACATTCAGGCAAATCTGGAGGATGAGTTAGTAAAGGAAGCTCTTAAAACG GGTGTAGATCTCCGTCACTATTCAAAGCAAGTTGAGCTGGAGCTACAGCAGATTGAACAGAAATCCATTCGGGATT ATATTCAAGAGAGTGAGAATATAGCATCTCTACACAACCAGATCACAGCCTGTGATGCTGTCCTGGAG CGAATGGAGCAGATGTTGGGAGCTTTTCAGAGTGACCTCAGCTCCATCAGCTCTGAGATCCGGACACTGCAGGAACAGTCAGGAGCCATGAACATTCGACTTCGAAATCGCCAGGCAGTTCGGGGGAAACTTGGGGAGCTTGTTGATGGTCTGGTGGTGCCTTCTGCTCTGGTCAC GGCAATTCTGGAGGCTCCAGTGACAGAGCCCAGGTTCTTGGAGCAGCTACAGGAGCTGGATGCCAAGGCAGCCGCAGTCAGAGAGCAGGAAGCTAGAGGCACAGCAGCCTGCGCAGATGTCAGAGGCGTGCTCGATCGGCTCCGGGTCAAG GCAGTGACGAAGATCCGAGAGTTTATCCTCCAGAAGATTTATTCCTTCAGGAAACCCATGACCAACTATCAGATCCCCCAGACGGCCCTGCTGAAGTACAG GTTCTTCTATCAGTTTCTGCTGGGCAATGAACGAGCAACAGCAAAGGAGATCAGGGATGAATATGTGGAGACGCTGAGCAAGATTTACCTGTCTTACTACCGCTCTTACCTGGGGCGGCTCATGAAGGTGCAG tATGAGGAAGTCGCTGAGAAAGATGATCTAATGGGTGTGGAAGATACAGCAAAGAAAG GATTCTTCTCAAAGCCATCGCTCCGCAGCAGGAACACCATTTTCACCCTAGGAACCCGCGGCTCTGTCATCTCCCCCACTGAACTTGAGGCCCCCATCCTGGTGCCTCACACAGCGCAGCGCGGAGAGCAGAGG ACTTGGGAGTGGCCTTCTCCAATCACTCCAGCCTGCTGTGATGTGAAAAGAGCTGGGAACCATTGA